In one window of Meleagris gallopavo isolate NT-WF06-2002-E0010 breed Aviagen turkey brand Nicholas breeding stock chromosome 4, Turkey_5.1, whole genome shotgun sequence DNA:
- the TMEM144 gene encoding transmembrane protein 144 isoform X1, with product MDIHTAPSSDYHKSFKTCSKKKSSIERDTFRAKMSFGRAYNTFNISNSTDLAIGFTSSAVAVLLFGTNFVPVKKYDTGDGMFFQWILCASIWIVSLVVNLIQNCPQFWPLAMIGGFLWATGNITVVPIIKTIGLALGLLIWASFNLLTGWASSRFGWFGIDPEEVARPVLNYIGAGLSLLSAVIFFFIKTEVQTSSASLESTPLLRECSVNASEDTSDVSWVTNLSPVKKRFVGCSLAVVAGILYGSSFVPVLYIKDHGRRNETTYARASQFDLDYVFAHFSGIFLTSTIYFLIYCAVRKNKPNVYPQAILPGFVSGLLWAVANCCWFIANHYLSAVVSFPIITAGPGLIAAMWGVLVFKEIKGLKNYVLLSVAFCIILAGSLSTAFSKV from the exons AGTCTTTCAAGAcctgcagcaaaaagaaaagctctatAGAAAGAGACACCTTCAGAGCAAAAATGAGCTTTGGGAGAGCCTACAATACCTTTAACATCAGCAATAGCACAGATCTAGCTATTGGATTCACCTCTTCTGCAGTAGCTGTTCTTCTGTTTGGGACAAACTTTGTGCCAGTTAAAAAATACGATACTGGTGACG GAATGTTCTTCCAATGGATTCTCTGTGCTTCCATATGGATAGTTTCTTTGGTGGTCAATTTAATCCAGAATTGCCCCCAGTTTTGGCCTTTGGCTATGATAGGAGGCTTCCTGTGGGCTACAG gcaACATCACAGTTGTCCCTATTATTAAAACCATAGGCTTAGCTCTTGGTCTTTTGATCTGGGCTTCTTTCAATTTGCTGACAGGCTGGGCAAGTTCCAG GTTCGGATGGTTTGGAATTGACCCAGAAGAGGTAGCAAGACCAGTCTTAAATTATATTGGAGCTGGACTTTCACTGTTAAG tgctgtcatatttttctttataaaaactGAAGTCCAAACTTCTTCAGCTTCATTAGAAAGCACACCATTACTGAGAGAATGT TCTGTTAATGCTTCTGAAGACACTTCTGATGTCTCGTGGGTGACCAATCTTTCTCcagtaaaaaaaagatttgt AGGATGTAGCTTAGCTGTCGTAGCTGGAATACTCTACGGTTCCAGTTTTGTACCAGTACTTTACATCAAGGACcatggaagaagaaatgaaacgACATATGCAAGAGCAAGTCAATTTG atttaGATTATGTTTTTGCACACTTCAGTGGAATATTTCTTACAAGTACTATCTACTTTTTGATCTACTGTGCagtcaggaaaaataaacctaATGTTTATCCCCAAGCCATACTACCAG GGTTTGTTTCTGGTTTGCTTTGGGCAGTAGCCAATTGCTGCTGGTTCATCGCCAATCACTATCTCAGTGCTGTAGTCAGCTTTCCAATAATTACTGCA GGTCCTGGCCTTATTGCTGCAATGTGGGGAGTCCTTGTATTTAAAGAAATCAAG GGCCTGAAAAACTACGTATTACTCTCAGTAGCATTTTGCATCATTTTGGCTGGATCACTCTCTACAGCTTTTTCTAAAGTTTGA
- the TMEM144 gene encoding transmembrane protein 144 isoform X2: MKGNGLRLCQESFKTCSKKKSSIERDTFRAKMSFGRAYNTFNISNSTDLAIGFTSSAVAVLLFGTNFVPVKKYDTGDGMFFQWILCASIWIVSLVVNLIQNCPQFWPLAMIGGFLWATGNITVVPIIKTIGLALGLLIWASFNLLTGWASSRFGWFGIDPEEVARPVLNYIGAGLSLLSAVIFFFIKTEVQTSSASLESTPLLRECSVNASEDTSDVSWVTNLSPVKKRFVGCSLAVVAGILYGSSFVPVLYIKDHGRRNETTYARASQFDLDYVFAHFSGIFLTSTIYFLIYCAVRKNKPNVYPQAILPGFVSGLLWAVANCCWFIANHYLSAVVSFPIITAGPGLIAAMWGVLVFKEIKGLKNYVLLSVAFCIILAGSLSTAFSKV; the protein is encoded by the exons AGTCTTTCAAGAcctgcagcaaaaagaaaagctctatAGAAAGAGACACCTTCAGAGCAAAAATGAGCTTTGGGAGAGCCTACAATACCTTTAACATCAGCAATAGCACAGATCTAGCTATTGGATTCACCTCTTCTGCAGTAGCTGTTCTTCTGTTTGGGACAAACTTTGTGCCAGTTAAAAAATACGATACTGGTGACG GAATGTTCTTCCAATGGATTCTCTGTGCTTCCATATGGATAGTTTCTTTGGTGGTCAATTTAATCCAGAATTGCCCCCAGTTTTGGCCTTTGGCTATGATAGGAGGCTTCCTGTGGGCTACAG gcaACATCACAGTTGTCCCTATTATTAAAACCATAGGCTTAGCTCTTGGTCTTTTGATCTGGGCTTCTTTCAATTTGCTGACAGGCTGGGCAAGTTCCAG GTTCGGATGGTTTGGAATTGACCCAGAAGAGGTAGCAAGACCAGTCTTAAATTATATTGGAGCTGGACTTTCACTGTTAAG tgctgtcatatttttctttataaaaactGAAGTCCAAACTTCTTCAGCTTCATTAGAAAGCACACCATTACTGAGAGAATGT TCTGTTAATGCTTCTGAAGACACTTCTGATGTCTCGTGGGTGACCAATCTTTCTCcagtaaaaaaaagatttgt AGGATGTAGCTTAGCTGTCGTAGCTGGAATACTCTACGGTTCCAGTTTTGTACCAGTACTTTACATCAAGGACcatggaagaagaaatgaaacgACATATGCAAGAGCAAGTCAATTTG atttaGATTATGTTTTTGCACACTTCAGTGGAATATTTCTTACAAGTACTATCTACTTTTTGATCTACTGTGCagtcaggaaaaataaacctaATGTTTATCCCCAAGCCATACTACCAG GGTTTGTTTCTGGTTTGCTTTGGGCAGTAGCCAATTGCTGCTGGTTCATCGCCAATCACTATCTCAGTGCTGTAGTCAGCTTTCCAATAATTACTGCA GGTCCTGGCCTTATTGCTGCAATGTGGGGAGTCCTTGTATTTAAAGAAATCAAG GGCCTGAAAAACTACGTATTACTCTCAGTAGCATTTTGCATCATTTTGGCTGGATCACTCTCTACAGCTTTTTCTAAAGTTTGA
- the TMEM144 gene encoding transmembrane protein 144 isoform X3, translated as MDIHTAPSSDYHKSFKTCSKKKSSIERDTFRAKMSFGRAYNTFNISNSTDLAIGFTSSAVAVLLFGTNFVPVKKYDTGDGMFFQWILCASIWIVSLVVNLIQNCPQFWPLAMIGGFLWATGNITVVPIIKTIGLALGLLIWASFNLLTGWASSRFGWFGIDPEEVARPVLNYIGAGLSLLSAVIFFFIKTEVQTSSASLESTPLLRECSVNASEDTSDVSWVTNLSPVKKRFVGCSLAVVAGILYGSSFVPVLYIKDHGRRNETTYARASQFDLDYVFAHFSGIFLTSTIYFLIYCAVRKNKPNVYPQAILPGFVSGLLWAVANCCWFIANHYLSAVVSFPIITAGLKNYVLLSVAFCIILAGSLSTAFSKV; from the exons AGTCTTTCAAGAcctgcagcaaaaagaaaagctctatAGAAAGAGACACCTTCAGAGCAAAAATGAGCTTTGGGAGAGCCTACAATACCTTTAACATCAGCAATAGCACAGATCTAGCTATTGGATTCACCTCTTCTGCAGTAGCTGTTCTTCTGTTTGGGACAAACTTTGTGCCAGTTAAAAAATACGATACTGGTGACG GAATGTTCTTCCAATGGATTCTCTGTGCTTCCATATGGATAGTTTCTTTGGTGGTCAATTTAATCCAGAATTGCCCCCAGTTTTGGCCTTTGGCTATGATAGGAGGCTTCCTGTGGGCTACAG gcaACATCACAGTTGTCCCTATTATTAAAACCATAGGCTTAGCTCTTGGTCTTTTGATCTGGGCTTCTTTCAATTTGCTGACAGGCTGGGCAAGTTCCAG GTTCGGATGGTTTGGAATTGACCCAGAAGAGGTAGCAAGACCAGTCTTAAATTATATTGGAGCTGGACTTTCACTGTTAAG tgctgtcatatttttctttataaaaactGAAGTCCAAACTTCTTCAGCTTCATTAGAAAGCACACCATTACTGAGAGAATGT TCTGTTAATGCTTCTGAAGACACTTCTGATGTCTCGTGGGTGACCAATCTTTCTCcagtaaaaaaaagatttgt AGGATGTAGCTTAGCTGTCGTAGCTGGAATACTCTACGGTTCCAGTTTTGTACCAGTACTTTACATCAAGGACcatggaagaagaaatgaaacgACATATGCAAGAGCAAGTCAATTTG atttaGATTATGTTTTTGCACACTTCAGTGGAATATTTCTTACAAGTACTATCTACTTTTTGATCTACTGTGCagtcaggaaaaataaacctaATGTTTATCCCCAAGCCATACTACCAG GGTTTGTTTCTGGTTTGCTTTGGGCAGTAGCCAATTGCTGCTGGTTCATCGCCAATCACTATCTCAGTGCTGTAGTCAGCTTTCCAATAATTACTGCA GGCCTGAAAAACTACGTATTACTCTCAGTAGCATTTTGCATCATTTTGGCTGGATCACTCTCTACAGCTTTTTCTAAAGTTTGA
- the TMEM144 gene encoding transmembrane protein 144 isoform X4, whose translation MSFGRAYNTFNISNSTDLAIGFTSSAVAVLLFGTNFVPVKKYDTGDGMFFQWILCASIWIVSLVVNLIQNCPQFWPLAMIGGFLWATGNITVVPIIKTIGLALGLLIWASFNLLTGWASSRFGWFGIDPEEVARPVLNYIGAGLSLLSAVIFFFIKTEVQTSSASLESTPLLRECSVNASEDTSDVSWVTNLSPVKKRFVGCSLAVVAGILYGSSFVPVLYIKDHGRRNETTYARASQFDLDYVFAHFSGIFLTSTIYFLIYCAVRKNKPNVYPQAILPGFVSGLLWAVANCCWFIANHYLSAVVSFPIITAGPGLIAAMWGVLVFKEIKGLKNYVLLSVAFCIILAGSLSTAFSKV comes from the exons ATGAGCTTTGGGAGAGCCTACAATACCTTTAACATCAGCAATAGCACAGATCTAGCTATTGGATTCACCTCTTCTGCAGTAGCTGTTCTTCTGTTTGGGACAAACTTTGTGCCAGTTAAAAAATACGATACTGGTGACG GAATGTTCTTCCAATGGATTCTCTGTGCTTCCATATGGATAGTTTCTTTGGTGGTCAATTTAATCCAGAATTGCCCCCAGTTTTGGCCTTTGGCTATGATAGGAGGCTTCCTGTGGGCTACAG gcaACATCACAGTTGTCCCTATTATTAAAACCATAGGCTTAGCTCTTGGTCTTTTGATCTGGGCTTCTTTCAATTTGCTGACAGGCTGGGCAAGTTCCAG GTTCGGATGGTTTGGAATTGACCCAGAAGAGGTAGCAAGACCAGTCTTAAATTATATTGGAGCTGGACTTTCACTGTTAAG tgctgtcatatttttctttataaaaactGAAGTCCAAACTTCTTCAGCTTCATTAGAAAGCACACCATTACTGAGAGAATGT TCTGTTAATGCTTCTGAAGACACTTCTGATGTCTCGTGGGTGACCAATCTTTCTCcagtaaaaaaaagatttgt AGGATGTAGCTTAGCTGTCGTAGCTGGAATACTCTACGGTTCCAGTTTTGTACCAGTACTTTACATCAAGGACcatggaagaagaaatgaaacgACATATGCAAGAGCAAGTCAATTTG atttaGATTATGTTTTTGCACACTTCAGTGGAATATTTCTTACAAGTACTATCTACTTTTTGATCTACTGTGCagtcaggaaaaataaacctaATGTTTATCCCCAAGCCATACTACCAG GGTTTGTTTCTGGTTTGCTTTGGGCAGTAGCCAATTGCTGCTGGTTCATCGCCAATCACTATCTCAGTGCTGTAGTCAGCTTTCCAATAATTACTGCA GGTCCTGGCCTTATTGCTGCAATGTGGGGAGTCCTTGTATTTAAAGAAATCAAG GGCCTGAAAAACTACGTATTACTCTCAGTAGCATTTTGCATCATTTTGGCTGGATCACTCTCTACAGCTTTTTCTAAAGTTTGA